In Topomyia yanbarensis strain Yona2022 chromosome 2, ASM3024719v1, whole genome shotgun sequence, one DNA window encodes the following:
- the LOC131681115 gene encoding LOW QUALITY PROTEIN: uncharacterized protein LOC131681115 (The sequence of the model RefSeq protein was modified relative to this genomic sequence to represent the inferred CDS: substituted 3 bases at 3 genomic stop codons), protein MTDWLLAFFIIDCITIFQMTMVSNLFRATAIFGSMLYRCINHRIAGTIALLRKIDEDKSFWNRRRQEKVKLCRELASEIHHLSYYHRLIDEAVHRMAHVFGLPVMLTMLYQCIILLTDVRFNNKNVILITKGLIIQSIITKTHLNVISFQTYYSYVFVMKDVMAGLQPNFYISLSTGLFVVMMGMQFYYYVSFCGQFTRRVCIGVIVKGKFCXRVXYFXAKKAGILLNDFLLDDVDQRAELSIESFCLEMLHHNYSIEIFGLFSVDYTLIFSVAAAMAQYLIIMVQFAMTEY, encoded by the exons ATGACAGATTGGCTGCTTGCATTTTTCATTATAGACTGCATTACCATCTTCCAAATGACGATGGTTAGCAATCTTTTTCGAGCAACGGCTATTTTCGGATCGATGTTGTATCGATGCATTAACCATAGGATCGCGGGTACAATTGCACTATTGCGTAAAATCGACGAAGACAAATCGTTTTGGAACCGGCGCAGACAGGAAAAGGTTAAACTGTGCCGTGAGTTGGCTTCGGAGATCCATCACCTAAGCTATTATCATCGACTTATTGATGAAGCAGTCCACCGAATGGCTCACGTTTTTGGACTTCCAGTGATGCTGACGATGCTGTATCAGTGTATAATTCTGCTGACAGATGTA AGATTTAATAacaaaaatgtcattttaatAACTAAAGGCTTAATAATCCAGTCGATAATTACTAAAACTCATTTAAACGTTATTTCATTTCAGACATATTACAGTTATGTATTTGTGATGAAAGATGTAATGGCTGGTCTTCAGCCTAATTTTTATATAAGCTTAAGTACTGGTTTATTTGTCGTAATGATGGGAATGCAATTTTACTACTACGTTTCCTTCTGTGGTCAATTTACGAGAAGGGTTTGTATTGGTGTAATCGTTAAAGGGAAGTTTTGTTAAAGAGTTTAGTATTTTTAGGCTAAGAAAGCCGGAATTTTGCTGAATGACTTCTTACTTGATGACGTGGACCAACGGGCTGAGCTTAGT ATTGAATCATTCTGCCTGGAGATGCTACATCACAATTATAGCATTGAAATATTCGGCCTTTTTTCGGTGGATTATACTCTTATTTTCTCG GTAGCGGCAGCTATGGCGCAATATCTCATCATAATGGTCCAATTCGCAATGACAGAATATTGA
- the LOC131681116 gene encoding uncharacterized protein LOC131681116 has product MTSVVQDASSVVTFEPESRRNNPRDRPKNKAFVNTHAMEGAVSSVRSINVPTGAAKQFDCAHCSKTGHRVRECIAFKALHVDDRWRRVRALGLCQNCLFSHGRRACRIRSSCDIEGCQFRHHPLLHSLRGPPQAPASNALVAENHTHRLLTSSTLFRIIPVILHGSDVSIDTFAFLDEGSDLTLMEHDLAVSLGLKGSPQPLCLRWTGNTSRMEKESQRITFEIAGEGQHKRHKIVNARTVQCRNLPSQSFQVEEAATKHAHLRGIPVSSYHNAKPKILIGIDNLRLALPLKVREGDGTGPIAARTRLGWCVYGPRESGDTEAYNFHVSRCDCDEELHDMVKQFFAIEEAGVRPSNIPISKEEQRALTILETTTRRVENRFETGLLWKEDNVEFPNSYTMAVRRLECLERRMDRDPLLKENLHRQMCEYEAKGYAHRATKAEIDAADPRRVWYLPVGAVINPKKPGKVRVIWDAAAKVDGVSLNSALLKGPDQLSSLPAVLFRFRQYGVAVSSDIQEMFHQIRIREEDKNSQRFLWRACPSEKPTIYLMDVATFGSTCSPASAQFVKNRNAVQHAELFPEASKAIVQDHYVDDYLSSFGSVEEATKVANDVRYIHGQGGFKLHNWRSNSSTVLEQLGEVPDETKKQLNLIDGSTTERVLGMLWSPSSDELSFSTQMSDEVQTLIRMATRPTKRQILRCVMTLFDPLGLLSPFIIHGKVLIQDLWREGTDWDEQVGDLVYAKWQRWIEMINHIAEIRIPRCYFPNATRRTYLRAEMHVFVDASEVAYSCAIYLRTFNEHGKPQCSLVAAKSKVVPLKPWSIPRLELQACVLGVRWSKFVKENLDVPVSKTVFWTDSRTALSWINADPRNYRQFVSCRVGEILEHTSVSDWRWVPSKFNPADEATKWGSGPYFNHDSKWFQGPHFLNLLEADWICRKEPAMVTVEEMHVSTLHHSSFEPTIDFDRFSSWDRLQRATAYVLRFLHNVSKKQPRYSGQLQQSELKAAEEVIFKLVQREQYPDEVAALSNKAPNETGQEVIGKNSCIYQMMPKLDEKGLLREQGRIAAVKNVAYNVRHPVILPRRHRVTELLVHRFHRNFRHGNAETVVNEVRQLYAIPRLRLVVKKVGRECPSCKIRRTRPMIPPMAPLPSARLAHHERAFTYTGVDYFGPLLVKLGRSNVKRWVALFTCLTIRAVHLEIAYTLSTESCISCVRRFVGRRGPPAEFFSDNGTNFQGADRVLQHQISQGLSATFTSANTKWNFIPPGAPHMGGAWERLVQSVKAAMKEAYSEGKLDDEGLQTLVVEAESIVNSRPLTYLPLESEETEALTPNHFLTETVQRISSVSNPGGFLGAHPASVRSLLGALVAGISARDPPATEVVQRDTITGTRRPSDGR; this is encoded by the exons ATGACGTCGGTGGTGCAGGACGCGTCGAGCGTAGTAACCTTCGAACCTGAGTCCAGAAGGAACAATCCACGCGATCGTCCGAAGAACAAAGCGTTCGTGAACACTCACGCGATGGAAGGAGCAGTCAGTTCTGTACGGTCAATAAATGTGCCAACCGGCGCAGCGAAACAGTTTGACTGCGCACACTGCAGCAAAACTGGTCATCGAGTGCGCGAGTGTATTGCATTTAAAGCGTTGCACGTCGACGACCGCTGGAGAAGAGTCCGAGCTTTAGGTCTTTGTCAGAATTGTCTATTCAGCCATGGACGCAGGGCGTGTCGGATTCGTAGTAGTTGTGACATCGAGGGTTGTCAGTTCCGCCATCATCCACTGCTTCACTCTCTACGTGGGCCTCCACAGGCTCCAGCATCGAATGCATTAGTGGCGGAGAATCACACCCACCGTCTTCTGACTTCGTCGACGCTGTTTCGGATAATTCCCGTGATCCTACATGGAAGCGACGTCTCGATTGATACCTTTGCATTCTTGGACGAGGGATCAGATCTGACACTAATGGAACATGATCTGGCTGTATCGTTGGGTCTGAAAGGTAGCCCTCAGCCTTTGTGTCTACGCTGGACGGGAAACACTTCCCGCATGGAAAAGGAATCGCAACGCATCACTTTCGAGATCGCAGGTGAAGGACAGCACAAACGGCACAAGATAGTGAACGCAAGAACGGTTCAATGTCGCAATCTGCCGAGTCAGAGTTTCCAGGTGGAAGAAGCAGCGACAAAACACGCGCACCTTAGGGGGATTCCGGTTAGCAGCTACCATAACGCAAAGCCTAAGATCCTCATAGGAATCGACAACCTACGACTTGCGCTACCACTTAAAGTAAGAGAGGGCGATGGTACCGGTCCGATAGCTGCGAGAACCAGATTGGGCTGGTGTGTCTACGGTCCGCGAGAAAGCGGTGACACCGAAGCTTATAATTTCCACGTAAGCAGATGCGATTGCGACGAAGAACTTCACGATATGGTGAAGCAGTTTTTTGCCATCGAAGAAGCAGGCGTGCGCCCGTCAAACATTCCAATCTCTAAGGAAGAACAACGAGCGCTAACCATCCTGGAAACTACAACCCGACGAGTAGAGAACCGTTTCGAAACGGGTTTGTTGTGGAAAGAAGACAATGTAGAATTCCCGAACAGCTACACGATGGCGGTACGTCGTCTAGAATGTCTCGAACGCAGAATGGATCGCGATCCGCTGCTAAAAGAGAACCTCCATCGACAGATGTGCGAATACGAGGCAAAGGGTTACGCGCACAGGGCTACGAAAGCGGAGATAGATGCAGCGGACCCAAGAAGGGTATGGTACCTCCCGGTGGGAGCGGTAATAAACCCTAAGAAACCAGGAAAGGTCCGAGTTATTTGGGATGCAGCCGCCAAAGTCGATGGAGTCTCACTTAACAGCGCTCTTCTCAAAGGTCCGGATCAACTCTCGTCACTTCCAGCCGTGCTATTCCGCTTTCGACAGTATGGGGTGGCGGTCAGCTCGGAtattcaggaaatgttccaccaaATTCGTATCCGAGAGGAAGATAAGAATTCCCAGCGCTTCTTGTGGCGCGCTTGTCCATCGGAGAAACCTACGATCTACTTGATGGATGTCGCTACCTTCGGGAGCACCTGTTCACCAGCTTCGGCACAATTCGTCAAAAATCGGAACGCAGTACAGCACGCTGAACTGTTTCCTGAGGCATCGAAAGCGATCGTCCAGGATCACTACGTTGACGATTACCTGTCGAGTTTCGGATCCGTAGAAGAGGCGACAAAGGTAGCAAACGACGTGCGATACATTCACGGCCAAGGAGGCTTCAAATTGCACAACTGGCGGTCAAATAGCAGCACGGTCCTCGAGCAACTGGGCGAAGTACCAGATGAAACTAAGAAGCAACTGAACCTGATCGACGGGTCGACAACCGAGAGAGTGCTCGGTATGCTTTGGAGCCCATCATCCGATGAATTGAGTTTCTCTACTCAAATGAGCGACGAGGTACAAACACTGATTCGCATGGCAACCCGACCGACGAAGAGGCAGATTCTACGTTGCGTCATGACGTTGTTTGATCCACTGGGGTTACTCTCGCCGTTTATCATCCACGGAAAGGTCTTGATCCAGGACCTGTGGCGCGAAGGCACGGATTGGGACGAACAAGTAGGCGATTTAGTCTATGCGAAGTGGCAGAGGTGGATCGAGATGATCAACCATATCGCAGAGATCCGAATTCCCAGATGTTACTTCCCCAACGCCACGAGAAGGACCTACCTCAGGGCTGAAATGCATGTGTTTGTCGACGCAAGCGAAGTAGCTTATTCGTGCGCTATCTACTTACGCACCTTCAACGAACACGGTAAACCACAGTGCAGCTTAGTAGCGGCAAAATCAAAGGTCGTCCCCCTGAAACCGTGGTCTATTCCCAGGCTGGAACTGCAGGCATGTGTACTGGGCGTACGGTGGTCAAAATTTGTGAAGGAAAACCTCGACGTCCCAGTTTCCAAGACGGTTTTCTGGACCGATTCCAGAACGGCGCTATCCTGGATTAATGCCGACCCTCGAAACTATCGACAGTTCGTGTCCTGTAGAGTAGGTGAGATACTTGAGCATACTTCGGTAAGCGACTGGAGATGGGTGCCTTCCAAATTCAATCCAGCGGACGAAGCAACGAAATGGGGTAGTGGACCGTACTTCAACCACGACAGCAAGTGGTTCCAAGGACCGCATTTCCTGAATCTCCTGGAAGCAGATTGGATCTGTCGCAAAGAACCGGCGATGGTTACCGTGGAAGAAATGCATGTATCGACACTACATCACAGTTCGTTTGAACCAACGATCGATTTCGACCGATTCTCTTCCTGGGACAGGTTGCAACGTGCGACCGCATACGTTCTCCGTTTTCTGCACAATGTATCGAAGAAACAGCCACGATATAGTGGACAGCTACAACAGTCGGAACTGAAGGCTGCTGAAGAAGTCATCTTCAAGTTGGTGCAACGTGAACAATACCCGGACGAAGTTGCAGCGCTGTCAAACAAAGCGCCCAATGAGACCGGTCAAGAAGTCATCGGGAAAAACAGTTGCATCTACCAAATGATGCCGAAGCTGGACGAGAAGGGTTTGCTACGTGAACAGGGTCGAATCGCGGCAGTTAAGAACGTCGCCTACAACGTGCGCCATCCCGTGATTCTACCGAGAAGGCATCGCGTCACGGAACTTCTGGTGCATCGATTCCACCGCAACTTTCGCCATGGCAATGCTGAAACGGTCGTTAACGAAGTTCGACAATTGTACGCTATCCCGAGGCTTCGATTGGTGGTCAAGAAAGTGGGCAGAGAATGCCCGTCCTGCAAAATACGGCGAACCAGACCAATGATCCCTCCAATGGCACCACTGCCATCTGCCCGCTTAGCCCATCACGAGCGAGCTTTCACCTACACAGGGGTGGATTATTTCGGACCATTGCTGGTGAAGTTGGGGCGATCCAATGTAAAGCGATGGGTCGCACTGTTCACCTGCCTAACGATTCGTGCCGTACACCTAGAAATCGCCTACACACTATCAACGGAGTCCTGTATTTCGTGCGTTCGCCGATTCGTTGGACGGCGCGGGCCACCTGCCGAGTTTTTCAGCGACAACGGAACGAATTTCCAAGGAGCCGATCGAGTACTGCAGCACCAGATAAGCCAGGGACTGTCCGCAACGTTTACCAGTGCAAACACGAAGTGGAACTTCATACCACCAGGAGCGCCACACATGGGCGGAGCGTGGGAACGCCTAGTACAGTCCGTTAAAGCTGCAATGAAAGAAGCGTATTCCGAGGGGAAGCTTGACGACGAGGGGTTGCAGACGTTGGTCGTGGAGGCTGAAAGTATCGTAAACTCAAGGCCTCTGACGTATCTGCCATTGGAGAGCGAGGAGACCGAGGCCCTCACCCCGAACCACTTCCT GACCGAGACAGTTCAGCGAATCAGTTCGGTGTCGAATCCTGGGGGATTCCTGGGAGCACATCCAGCATCAGTTAGAAGTCTTCTGGGGGCGCTGGTTGCTGGCATATCTGCCCGTGATCCGCCGGCAACCGAAGTGGTTCAGCGAGACACCATCACTGGAACCAGGCGACCTAGTGATGGTCGCTGA